A stretch of DNA from Sphingopyxis sp. MWB1:
GCGCTGCGCGGTTTTGCCGACGAGACGGTGGCGGCGGTCAAGATCGCGGCGCACGCCGTGGGGTTCGGCCTGCCCCTGCTCGCCGCGCTGTTTCCCGCCGCCGCCCTGCTCGCGCAGGATGCGGCGCGGGTGGAAATACTGGCGACGGGGCTGATCATCGCCGTCCCCGCCTTTGCCTCGCTCGCGGTGCTGAGCGCAGCACTGACCGCCAATATGAAGGGCGGAAGCGCGATTGGCGGGCTGCTCGTGCTGCCGCTGGCGGTGCCACTGTTGATATTCGGCGCAGGGATGCTCGATCCGTCCGGGCGCGGGGCGATGAAGCTGCTCGCCGCAGCGAGCCTGCTGCTGACGGTGGTGGGGCCTTTTGCGGCGGGCGCGGCGCTCAGGGGGCTGCGCGAATGAGGGATATAGGTTGGGTGCGTGATGCCGGTCTGGCGGGCTTGAGGCGCGGGGGTGTCTCGACTTCGCTCGACACGAACGGGGTTTCGCCCGACACGAACGGTGAATCGTAGAGGCGCTGGTCTTTGTTTGCTTACCAAAGGTTGTAATGCGCTTCTGCCGTTGCCATCTCTAGCTTAGCTACCAGTCGCAATCGACGGTCCCGAGGGCCAGTTTCGACCCTCCCTTCTTTCTTTTTCGTCTCTTAGCCCGCGCATAAGCGGTCGATGATGATTGCCTGCGCCGCAAAGAAGGAATGTTATCATGACATATTTCGGCAAGATACATAGCTATGACAGTGGCAA
This window harbors:
- a CDS encoding heme exporter protein CcmB, whose amino-acid sequence is MTALIALFWRDLLRAWGSGALWLPVLFFLLVATAFPFAVGPDAPLLARTGGGMMWVAALLAALLPIDRLVRPDREAGVLDQLALRGFADETVAAVKIAAHAVGFGLPLLAALFPAAALLAQDAARVEILATGLIIAVPAFASLAVLSAALTANMKGGSAIGGLLVLPLAVPLLIFGAGMLDPSGRGAMKLLAAASLLLTVVGPFAAGAALRGLRE